In Alnus glutinosa chromosome 7, dhAlnGlut1.1, whole genome shotgun sequence, the sequence CCAAACAGAAAGTTCTGTTTCAGTCATCTGACGTGAAGAAATGTATTACTACTGTATTGGAAGTAATTACTGCATACCATATGCCTGATAGCCATATCCAGtgatttttttgagatattccTTCCAAATCCAGTGTTCTCTGTGGCAGTTGTTGAACTTTTCACAGGCTTCCGCATGGCTAACTCTGGGACATGTGCGGGCTTCCGAGGCTCAGGAACATCAGCAAGGTGTCCATTGGCATGTAAACGGCCCCTTGCAGGGGGATCAGTAAGTCTTCCCCGCATGGCAATGGGTGATGATTGTCTTCTTGGCATATTTACGGGTGCTGGGGCTTCTGAATTCCCTTTCATGGTGAGAGCAACACCTGGGCGAGACCTACCAGCAGAAACTGGCCTGTCTGGCAAAGTTGTTCTGAGGTTTGGTGGTGTTTCAAGTGGAAAATCAGGGGGCACAACCGGCTGTGGTGGGGGCCGAACTCGTGGGCTTGGGGAGCTTGGTCGGGATGATGGTGCTGAATTGCGCCCATTTGACAGAACGCGCCCAGCTGAAGCTGAAGGACTGGCAGCTTGAGATACAGATGGTACTGGATTTCGACGAGTGGGAGTAGATGGGCGAGAAATTGATCGAGTAACAGGGGAGTTCAAGTTTGCAGGAATTTGTGGCCTGGAACTAGGAGTGGATGGTCTTGAACTTTGCAACGGTCGAGATTTGTCAATGGAGGAGCTGGTGGGGGCTGGACGGGCTCTTGAAGGAGTTGAGGACCGTGATGGCACCTGGCGTGAGGATGGAGTGGAAGGTCTTGCCGTAGACGGAGAGCGGGTGATGGGGGAGGATGGTCTGGTATAAGACGTGACTGAAGCTGAGCTTGTGTTAAGGATTGAGGAGGATCTGTTTGAGGAGTAGGTACTATATTGTGAAGTGGAGATGGAAGGGCGTGATACGGAACTGCTTCTGGTTGGTCTTGCTGAATGGTTAC encodes:
- the LOC133873756 gene encoding uncharacterized protein LOC133873756 produces the protein MMNRNVRESLVGGRNFPVLSRHRRGQSLTGISKDTADENLDLFSRNRRTLSVTSSDESSDVSVKLGRLSIGSAKVGRSGIDDLLSSADGGKHDYDWLLTPPGTPNVPSLDGNESQPTLAASRSNLRSTSAVKASRLSASHSESNHSARPTRSSSVSRPSISTSQYSTYSSNRSSSILNTSSASVTSYTRPSSPITRSPSTARPSTPSSRQVPSRSSTPSRARPAPTSSSIDKSRPLQSSRPSTPSSRPQIPANLNSPVTRSISRPSTPTRRNPVPSVSQAASPSASAGRVLSNGRNSAPSSRPSSPSPRVRPPPQPVVPPDFPLETPPNLRTTLPDRPVSAGRSRPGVALTMKGNSEAPAPVNMPRRQSSPIAMRGRLTDPPARGRLHANGHLADVPEPRKPAHVPELAMRKPVKSSTTATENTGFGRNISKKSLDMAIRHMDIRNGTGNIRPLSGTTLFPQSIRSATQKIQSRRAMSAPSFLNTNGSLQNSNNGMISENGKKSNRPAEYGTEADDGKYSSRFEVDIYESSRYDAILLKEDLKNTNWLHSVDDRLDQGPIFDNGFEPLPEPFGLL